A genomic window from Corynebacterium fournieri includes:
- a CDS encoding nucleoside hydrolase: protein MARKLILDVDTGIDDALAIAYALASPELDLIGVTCTYGNVEVPQAVRNTLAILELFGRTDVPVYAGPQRDGFEVMEISQFIHGVNGIGEAELYDAARAVEPGSAVGFLVQSVHRYGQDLVIVPVGPLTTVAAAVQADENFASRAHIVCMGGALTVPGNVTACAEANINQDPEAADLVFRQCEDVTMVGLDVTLQTLLTTVETKRWKDLETAGGDFLAEATNYYIKAYETTSPHLGGCGLHDPLAVAVAADPSLVETLAINLKVDTEGPSRGRTIADETCLNDPVKSARVAVGVDVERFLEEFMRRLTGLARQTEVV, encoded by the coding sequence ATGGCCCGCAAACTCATTCTGGACGTGGACACCGGTATCGACGACGCGCTCGCGATCGCGTACGCACTCGCTTCGCCGGAGCTCGATCTCATCGGTGTCACCTGCACCTACGGCAACGTGGAGGTGCCGCAGGCGGTGCGTAACACCCTGGCCATCCTCGAGCTTTTCGGCCGCACCGACGTGCCCGTGTACGCCGGCCCGCAGCGCGACGGCTTCGAGGTCATGGAGATCTCGCAGTTCATCCACGGCGTCAACGGCATCGGCGAGGCTGAGCTTTACGACGCCGCACGTGCCGTCGAGCCCGGCTCCGCCGTAGGTTTTCTGGTGCAGTCGGTCCACCGGTACGGGCAAGACCTGGTCATCGTGCCTGTCGGGCCGCTGACCACGGTTGCTGCGGCTGTTCAGGCCGACGAGAACTTCGCATCCCGTGCCCACATCGTGTGCATGGGCGGCGCGTTGACCGTCCCCGGCAACGTCACGGCGTGCGCCGAGGCGAACATCAACCAGGACCCGGAGGCGGCAGACTTGGTGTTCCGCCAGTGCGAGGACGTCACCATGGTCGGCTTGGACGTCACCTTGCAAACGCTTCTGACCACCGTTGAAACGAAGCGCTGGAAAGACCTCGAAACCGCCGGCGGGGACTTTTTGGCCGAGGCGACCAACTACTACATCAAGGCGTACGAGACCACGTCGCCGCACCTGGGAGGCTGCGGCCTGCACGACCCGCTGGCAGTAGCCGTGGCGGCAGACCCGAGCCTGGTGGAGACGCTGGCAATTAACCTGAAGGTGGATACCGAAGGGCCGTCGAGAGGCCGCACCATCGCCGACGAGACGTGCCTGAATGATCCGGTGAAGTCCGCCCGCGTCGCGGTGGGAGTGGACGTCGAGCGGTTCTTGGAGGAGTTCATGCGCCGTTTGACCGGTTTGGCCCGCCAGACGGAGGTCGTGTAA
- a CDS encoding bifunctional riboflavin kinase/FAD synthetase: protein MDILRGLASVPASFAETGTVVTIGVFDGVHRGHQLLISQAVDAARELGTPCVVMTFDPHPVTIFAPEHAPQELLPLEERARHIAELGVDALLVIDFREELAGLSPKAYMDDVLVGTLGAQHVLVGENFTFGRDAAGTATTMAQLGEQAGVDVTIVQLLGDGDVRICSTAIRDHLSGGDVALATDYMGRPFSVVAPVERGAGRGGRELGYPTANQYASETAAVPADGVYAGWLTIIDDGAIDGDMEPGVRYPAAISVGTNPTFGDARRSVESFVLDRDADLYGRMARVEFVEKVRDMLKFNSVDELLDNMARDVEKTREILGVA from the coding sequence GTGGATATTCTGCGCGGGCTTGCGAGTGTGCCGGCTTCCTTTGCGGAGACCGGAACGGTAGTCACTATCGGTGTGTTCGACGGAGTGCACCGCGGACACCAGTTGCTCATTTCCCAGGCGGTGGACGCTGCCCGCGAGCTTGGCACGCCGTGCGTGGTGATGACTTTTGACCCGCACCCGGTGACGATTTTCGCGCCCGAGCACGCACCGCAGGAGCTGCTGCCGCTCGAGGAGCGCGCCCGCCACATCGCCGAGCTGGGGGTGGACGCGCTTCTCGTCATCGACTTCCGCGAGGAACTCGCCGGACTGAGCCCGAAGGCCTACATGGACGACGTGCTTGTGGGCACCCTGGGCGCACAGCACGTCCTGGTGGGGGAGAACTTCACCTTCGGCCGCGACGCCGCCGGCACCGCGACGACGATGGCCCAGCTGGGGGAGCAGGCGGGCGTGGACGTGACCATCGTGCAGCTGCTCGGCGACGGCGACGTGCGCATCTGCTCCACCGCGATTCGGGATCACCTCTCAGGCGGCGATGTCGCCCTGGCCACGGATTACATGGGTCGGCCGTTTTCCGTGGTTGCTCCGGTTGAGCGTGGGGCTGGCCGCGGCGGCAGGGAGCTGGGCTACCCGACGGCGAACCAGTACGCGTCCGAGACCGCCGCCGTGCCGGCGGACGGTGTCTACGCCGGGTGGCTGACCATCATCGACGACGGCGCGATCGACGGCGACATGGAACCGGGCGTGCGCTACCCGGCGGCGATCTCCGTCGGTACGAACCCGACGTTCGGGGACGCGCGGCGCAGCGTGGAGTCATTCGTGCTGGACCGCGACGCAGATCTGTACGGGCGCATGGCGCGCGTGGAGTTCGTGGAGAAAGTCCGCGACATGCTCAAGTTCAACTCGGTGGACGAGCTGCTGGATAACATGGCCCGTGACGTGGAAAAAACCCGTGAGATTTTAGGAGTGGCGTAA